From Candidatus Palauibacter soopunensis, a single genomic window includes:
- the asnS gene encoding asparagine--tRNA ligase — protein MSEHTVTISELPARIGEEVRLRGWVRRLRSSGKISFLVLRDGTDEVQCVFVRNEVPPEIWEPLTAVGHEACVAVTGVVRADARAPSGVELTGSGFEVLGPSTDFPIQPKEHGVDFLLENRHLWLRSARQIAIMRIRDEVIRAIHDFLHHEGFVHVDTPILTGAIGESAGTLFETEYFDLGTAYLAQTGQLYVEAAAAALGKVYCFGPTFRAEKSKTRRHLTEFWMVEPEAAWIDSDGNMALQERFICWIVKRVLYNQRDQLEALGRDISKLEAIQPPFDRMSYTDAVAFLQSKGSDIEWGSDLGATAETLLVEGRDKPLFVFDYPKGVKAFYMKENPEDPRTVKCNDMLAPEGYGEVIGGSQREDDHDKLLARIREEGLPEASYDWYLDLRKYGTFTHSGFGLGIERTVTWMCGIDHLRETIAFPRMMTRITP, from the coding sequence ATGTCCGAACACACCGTCACCATCAGCGAGTTGCCCGCCCGCATCGGGGAGGAAGTCCGTCTCCGCGGCTGGGTCCGGCGCCTCCGCTCCAGCGGCAAGATCTCGTTTCTCGTGCTGCGCGACGGCACGGACGAGGTCCAGTGCGTCTTCGTCCGCAACGAGGTTCCGCCCGAGATATGGGAACCGCTGACCGCGGTGGGGCACGAGGCCTGCGTCGCCGTAACGGGCGTCGTGCGCGCCGATGCCCGCGCCCCCTCCGGCGTGGAACTCACCGGGTCCGGCTTCGAGGTGCTGGGCCCGTCGACGGACTTCCCGATCCAGCCCAAGGAGCACGGCGTCGACTTTCTCCTGGAGAACCGCCACCTCTGGCTCCGGAGCGCGCGGCAGATCGCGATCATGCGCATCCGGGACGAAGTCATCCGCGCGATCCACGACTTTCTCCATCACGAGGGCTTCGTTCACGTCGACACCCCCATCCTCACCGGCGCCATCGGCGAGTCGGCGGGCACCCTGTTCGAGACGGAGTACTTCGATCTCGGCACCGCGTACCTCGCGCAGACGGGCCAGCTCTACGTGGAGGCCGCGGCCGCGGCGCTCGGCAAGGTGTACTGCTTCGGCCCCACCTTCCGGGCCGAGAAATCGAAGACGCGCCGGCACCTGACCGAGTTCTGGATGGTGGAACCCGAGGCCGCCTGGATCGACTCCGACGGGAACATGGCGCTCCAGGAGCGCTTCATCTGCTGGATCGTGAAGCGCGTCCTCTACAACCAGCGCGACCAGCTCGAGGCGCTGGGCCGCGACATCTCCAAACTTGAGGCCATCCAGCCGCCGTTCGACCGGATGAGCTACACCGACGCCGTCGCCTTCCTGCAGTCGAAGGGCAGCGACATCGAATGGGGTTCGGATCTCGGCGCGACGGCAGAGACGCTGCTCGTCGAGGGCCGGGACAAGCCGCTCTTCGTGTTCGACTATCCGAAGGGGGTCAAGGCCTTCTACATGAAGGAGAACCCGGAGGATCCCCGCACGGTGAAGTGCAACGACATGCTCGCGCCGGAGGGATACGGCGAGGTGATCGGCGGCAGCCAGCGGGAGGACGACCACGACAAGCTTCTCGCGCGCATTCGCGAGGAAGGGCTCCCGGAGGCGTCCTACGACTGGTATCTGGATCTCCGGAAATACGGGACCTTCACACACAGCGGGTTCGGGCTCGGGATCGAGCGCACGGTGACGTGGATGTGCGGGATCGACCACCTGCGCGAGACGATCGCGTTCCCCCGGATGATGACCCGCATTACGCCGTGA
- the recG gene encoding ATP-dependent DNA helicase RecG, whose translation MTAGRSILRGSVQYLKGVGPRRAERFAKLDVHTGQDLLYHLPYRYEDATTVDAISELKVGQDATVIGRVVSKGVIPTRRRLRVFRAVLRDGSGHVECAWPGRPWLDRTIDKGDLLLASGPVRFYHGRQLQPREHIVLARASDESGAPGDRSAEPSAPPEERPATGRVFPVYPATEGLTHRQIRAVIQLNLSRLLSDLGDEDPIPGDWLEELSLPPLAEALRTLHRPPAVARVERCQRRLAFEELFFLQLLHARARARLRHEVRGVAFDAPATLSRSLLETLPFELTAAQRRAWSEIEADMARPSPMNRLLQGDVGSGKTVVAALAMLKAIEAGRQAAIMAPTELLAEQHRRTFEKMLGPLGVEPELLTGAVTGKARRQALEGIAAGDARLIVGTHALIQEGVDFAAPGLVVIDEQHRFGVEQRRRLRESGEAPDALVMSATPIPRSLALVLYGDLDLSIIDELPPGRQPIRTAVRGPESRDAAFDFLGDQLAAGRQAYVIYPLVEESEVLEARAATVMFEQLQARFPDVTVRLLHGRLSSAEKDDAMRSFLAGDTSLLVATTVIEVGIDVPNATVMVIEDAERFGLAQLHQLRGRVGRGAEQSYCIVFHASETPSERLVAFEKKTDGFELAEEDLRIRGQGDLFGKEQHGAVLLRFAQLDRDFDLLEAARRRARAIVDADPGLSKPAHRRFRHELDLRYARREALYHVG comes from the coding sequence GTGACGGCCGGGCGCTCCATCCTGCGGGGATCCGTGCAGTACCTGAAGGGCGTGGGCCCCCGGCGGGCGGAGCGCTTCGCGAAACTCGACGTTCATACGGGGCAGGACCTGCTCTACCACCTCCCGTACCGGTACGAGGACGCGACCACGGTCGACGCGATCTCCGAGTTGAAGGTCGGCCAGGATGCGACGGTCATCGGCCGCGTCGTCTCGAAGGGCGTCATCCCCACGCGCCGCCGGCTGCGCGTGTTCCGGGCCGTGCTCCGGGACGGGAGCGGCCACGTCGAATGTGCCTGGCCGGGACGCCCGTGGCTCGACCGCACGATCGACAAGGGCGACCTGTTGCTCGCCTCCGGACCCGTGCGCTTCTACCACGGCCGGCAGCTCCAGCCGCGCGAACACATCGTGCTGGCCCGCGCCTCCGACGAGAGCGGTGCCCCCGGAGACAGGTCCGCCGAACCGTCCGCACCCCCCGAAGAGCGTCCCGCCACGGGGCGGGTGTTTCCCGTCTATCCCGCCACCGAGGGGCTCACGCACCGGCAGATCCGCGCCGTCATCCAACTGAACCTCTCCCGTCTTCTCTCCGACCTGGGGGACGAAGACCCGATTCCGGGCGACTGGCTCGAGGAACTCTCCCTCCCCCCGCTCGCGGAGGCCCTTCGCACGCTGCACCGGCCGCCCGCAGTCGCCCGGGTCGAGCGCTGCCAGCGGCGCCTCGCCTTCGAGGAACTCTTCTTTCTCCAGCTTCTCCACGCCCGCGCCCGGGCGCGTCTCCGCCACGAGGTCCGGGGGGTGGCCTTCGACGCCCCGGCCACGCTCAGCCGCTCTCTCCTGGAGACGCTCCCCTTCGAACTCACCGCGGCCCAGCGTCGCGCCTGGTCCGAGATCGAAGCCGACATGGCCCGGCCTTCGCCGATGAACCGCTTGCTGCAGGGAGATGTGGGAAGCGGGAAGACGGTCGTGGCCGCGCTCGCCATGCTCAAGGCGATCGAGGCGGGGCGGCAGGCGGCGATCATGGCCCCGACGGAACTGCTGGCGGAGCAGCACCGGCGCACGTTCGAGAAGATGCTCGGCCCGCTCGGCGTGGAGCCCGAACTCCTGACCGGCGCCGTCACGGGGAAGGCGCGACGGCAGGCCCTGGAGGGGATCGCCGCCGGCGACGCCCGTCTCATCGTCGGGACGCACGCCCTGATCCAGGAAGGCGTGGATTTCGCGGCCCCGGGGCTCGTCGTCATCGACGAACAGCACCGCTTCGGCGTCGAACAGCGCCGCCGGCTCCGCGAGAGCGGCGAGGCCCCCGACGCCCTCGTGATGTCCGCGACGCCGATCCCCCGCAGCCTCGCCCTCGTCCTCTACGGCGACCTCGATCTCTCGATCATCGACGAACTCCCCCCCGGCCGACAGCCGATCCGCACCGCCGTGCGCGGCCCCGAAAGCCGCGATGCCGCGTTCGACTTCCTCGGCGACCAACTCGCGGCGGGCCGCCAGGCGTACGTCATCTATCCTCTCGTCGAGGAGTCCGAGGTCCTCGAGGCCCGCGCCGCCACGGTCATGTTCGAGCAACTCCAGGCCCGTTTTCCGGACGTCACGGTGCGGCTCCTGCACGGACGCCTCTCCTCCGCGGAGAAGGACGACGCGATGCGGAGCTTCCTCGCGGGCGACACGAGCCTCCTCGTCGCGACCACCGTCATCGAGGTGGGCATCGACGTCCCCAACGCGACCGTGATGGTGATCGAGGACGCCGAGCGTTTCGGCCTCGCCCAGCTCCATCAGCTGCGGGGACGCGTCGGGCGCGGCGCCGAGCAGTCCTACTGCATCGTCTTCCACGCCTCCGAGACGCCATCGGAAAGGCTCGTCGCCTTCGAGAAGAAGACCGACGGCTTCGAACTCGCCGAGGAGGATCTCAGGATCCGCGGCCAGGGCGACCTCTTCGGCAAGGAACAGCACGGCGCCGTGCTCCTCAGGTTCGCGCAACTCGACCGCGACTTCGACCTGCTTGAAGCCGCGCGCCGAAGAGCCCGCGCCATCGTCGACGCGGACCCGGGGCTCTCAAAGCCAGCCCACCGCCGGTTCCGCCACGAACTCGATCTCCGCTACGCCCGCCGGGAGGCCCTCTACCACGTCGGCTGA
- the ftsY gene encoding signal recognition particle-docking protein FtsY: MTGTLRRPKRGLWRRIVDFALTDVNTLVDGGLDGAAIERLEEVLLEADFGVDATLELVEALERAASRGAVATEDDLRDTLRARLAETLAAAGPPAGGSLAGPPPRGDGPGVLLLVGVNGVGKTTTAAKLAKRLQAGGGRVLLAAADTFRAGAQEQLRAWAERLQTDFVGGTPGADPASVAFDAVAAARARDAAWVLVDTAGRLHTQDDLMRELVKIDRVLGRQVEGAPYERLLVVDATSGQNVMNQARQFGASLDLTGLVLAKFDSTARAGTVISVARELSVPVRFLGVGESPEDLEEFSPDRYLDKILAPEP; the protein is encoded by the coding sequence GTGACCGGAACTCTCCGCCGCCCGAAACGCGGCCTGTGGCGGCGGATCGTCGACTTCGCGCTCACGGACGTGAACACGCTCGTCGACGGAGGGCTCGACGGCGCCGCCATCGAGCGCCTGGAGGAAGTCCTGCTCGAGGCGGACTTCGGGGTCGACGCCACGCTCGAACTCGTCGAAGCGCTCGAGCGGGCGGCGAGCCGCGGCGCGGTCGCGACGGAGGACGACCTGCGCGACACGCTGAGGGCCCGGCTCGCCGAGACGCTGGCCGCCGCCGGGCCTCCCGCCGGCGGGTCGCTCGCCGGCCCGCCTCCGCGCGGCGACGGGCCGGGCGTCCTCCTCCTCGTCGGCGTGAACGGCGTGGGGAAGACGACGACGGCGGCGAAGCTGGCCAAACGCCTGCAGGCCGGCGGCGGCCGCGTGCTGCTCGCGGCGGCGGACACGTTCCGGGCGGGGGCGCAGGAGCAGCTCCGGGCGTGGGCGGAACGGCTGCAGACCGATTTCGTCGGGGGAACGCCCGGAGCGGACCCGGCCTCCGTGGCGTTCGACGCGGTGGCGGCGGCGCGCGCGCGGGACGCCGCCTGGGTGCTGGTCGACACCGCCGGCCGGCTCCATACGCAGGACGATCTGATGCGCGAACTGGTCAAGATCGATCGAGTGCTCGGGCGACAGGTGGAGGGCGCGCCGTACGAGCGGCTGCTGGTCGTCGACGCCACCTCCGGACAGAACGTGATGAACCAGGCGCGACAGTTCGGGGCGTCGCTCGACCTCACGGGCCTCGTGCTCGCGAAGTTCGACAGCACGGCGCGCGCCGGCACGGTCATCTCCGTCGCGCGCGAACTCTCCGTCCCGGTCCGCTTCCTCGGAGTCGGGGAGTCCCCGGAAGACCTGGAGGAGTTCTCGCCCGACCGGTATCTCGACAAGATCCTCGCGCCGGAGCCGTGA
- a CDS encoding M23 family metallopeptidase produces MRTRLAAAAGFALAGVLVLGWAAFGPRAERTEDVKVVEVPTPPAPITLVHRLRRGETLGDVFEDHGLGPAATHAIAEAMGEFESPRRLRPGVAIHFVRRPGESPARIRVDLDPDRVLHLWSDREAAPLWSARLDSVQVVRDTLLLAGLIQSNLFDAELSGDVEALDDAGRFDVAYRIAQVFAWQIDFWRDLRRNDAYRLLIERDVRPDGSVRDARVLAVDFRNDRRVLTGVRFEHAAADRVEYYDEAGEALRGQFLLAPLDIVRVTSAFNLRRFHPVLRRTRPHLGVDYGAPRGTPVRATGAGRVTRAGWWGNYGNAVEIRHANNIRTRYAHLTNVARGVATGTQVEQGQVVGYVGDTGLATAPHLHYEFLRNGAQVNPARLQLPRAEPIPAELRERFAAGRNVMLAQLRSLPMPVHPTQRARRTQD; encoded by the coding sequence TTGAGAACAAGACTTGCTGCTGCGGCGGGATTCGCTCTCGCGGGAGTTCTCGTCCTCGGTTGGGCCGCGTTCGGCCCCCGGGCCGAGCGGACGGAGGACGTCAAGGTCGTCGAAGTGCCGACGCCGCCTGCGCCCATCACGCTGGTGCATCGTCTGCGGCGGGGCGAGACGCTGGGGGACGTATTCGAGGACCATGGCCTGGGTCCCGCGGCGACGCATGCCATCGCGGAGGCGATGGGCGAATTCGAGAGTCCGCGCCGGCTGCGGCCCGGGGTCGCGATTCATTTCGTGCGCCGACCCGGTGAGTCTCCGGCGCGCATCCGCGTCGACCTCGACCCCGACCGCGTCCTCCACCTGTGGTCCGACCGCGAAGCTGCGCCGTTGTGGTCGGCCCGGCTGGACTCCGTACAGGTCGTACGAGACACGCTTCTCCTCGCGGGTCTCATCCAGTCGAACCTGTTCGACGCGGAGTTGTCGGGCGACGTGGAGGCGCTGGACGACGCGGGACGCTTCGACGTGGCGTACCGGATCGCGCAGGTCTTCGCGTGGCAGATCGACTTCTGGCGGGACCTGCGGCGGAACGATGCGTACCGGCTTCTCATCGAGCGCGACGTGCGGCCGGATGGCTCCGTGCGCGACGCGAGGGTACTCGCCGTGGATTTCCGGAACGACCGGCGGGTCCTCACGGGAGTGCGATTCGAGCATGCCGCGGCCGATCGCGTGGAGTACTACGACGAAGCGGGCGAAGCTCTCAGGGGCCAGTTTCTGCTCGCGCCGCTGGACATCGTCCGTGTGACGAGCGCGTTCAACCTCAGGCGGTTCCACCCGGTGCTTCGGCGTACTCGACCGCATCTCGGCGTCGACTACGGAGCGCCGAGAGGCACGCCCGTGCGCGCGACGGGAGCCGGACGCGTGACTCGGGCAGGGTGGTGGGGGAACTACGGAAACGCCGTCGAGATTCGTCACGCGAACAATATCCGCACGCGATATGCGCATCTGACCAACGTCGCGCGCGGCGTCGCGACCGGGACCCAGGTGGAACAGGGGCAGGTCGTCGGGTATGTGGGCGACACCGGTCTCGCGACCGCGCCCCATCTTCACTACGAGTTTCTGCGGAACGGCGCGCAGGTGAACCCGGCCCGTCTGCAGCTGCCCAGGGCCGAGCCGATCCCCGCTGAACTGCGCGAGCGGTTTGCGGCGGGTCGGAATGTCATGCTCGCGCAGTTGCGAAGCCTTCCGATGCCTGTCCATCCCACGCAGCGCGCTCGCCGCACACAGGATTGA
- the ftsZ gene encoding cell division protein FtsZ, producing the protein MRNAKMKVVGVGGAGGNAVNRMIDEELDGVEFIAVNTDAQALKESGAHLRVQIGKELTRGLGAGARPEIGRQAMSESAEEIRSAIEGADLVFVTAGMGGGTGTGAAPIIGGMAREMGSLCIAIVTRPFHFEGKKRMRYAEIGLRELRRSVDTMIVVPNERLLAVVGKEMTFRQALKKADEVLLQATQGISDLISVTGEVNVDFADVRTVMSNRGAALMGTGTATGEDRAVEAAQQAICSPLLDNVSINGATGVLVNISGGPDLTIDEVTTANSIIQEAAGDEGEMIFGVVHDPQLEGKIRVTVIATGFGDMEEDGPAPVAERVIPARKPSPVPRATPVVIGSKYERPGAFDDRSAPSAQPEPEPVEPHLEVKQAGIAFEALAAEKPTAEPVLEPPPEAAAESAPEPEPEPAPALEPPASEGSMREGPGYEAEPATPDPAAEEATPDVESEVPDSDSWTDARVEFEDLEIPTFIRRQMD; encoded by the coding sequence GTGCGTAACGCGAAAATGAAGGTCGTCGGCGTGGGTGGCGCCGGCGGCAATGCGGTCAACCGCATGATCGACGAGGAACTCGATGGCGTGGAGTTCATCGCGGTCAATACCGACGCCCAGGCGCTCAAGGAATCCGGCGCCCACCTGCGAGTCCAGATCGGGAAGGAACTCACGCGAGGCCTGGGGGCCGGCGCCCGTCCCGAGATCGGTCGGCAGGCGATGTCCGAGAGTGCCGAGGAGATACGATCGGCGATCGAGGGCGCGGATCTCGTCTTCGTCACGGCGGGGATGGGCGGAGGCACGGGCACGGGCGCGGCCCCGATCATCGGCGGCATGGCGCGGGAAATGGGGTCGCTCTGCATTGCGATCGTGACCCGCCCGTTCCACTTCGAGGGCAAGAAGAGGATGCGGTACGCCGAGATCGGGCTGAGGGAGCTTCGGCGCTCGGTGGACACGATGATCGTCGTGCCGAACGAGCGTCTGCTCGCGGTCGTGGGAAAGGAGATGACGTTCCGCCAGGCGCTGAAGAAGGCGGACGAGGTACTCCTCCAGGCGACCCAGGGGATCTCCGACCTGATCTCCGTGACCGGCGAGGTGAACGTGGACTTCGCGGACGTCCGCACGGTCATGTCGAACCGCGGGGCCGCCCTCATGGGAACCGGTACCGCGACGGGCGAAGACCGCGCTGTGGAGGCGGCGCAGCAGGCCATTTGCTCGCCCCTCCTCGACAACGTATCCATCAACGGCGCGACGGGGGTTCTCGTCAACATCAGCGGCGGTCCGGACCTGACGATCGATGAGGTCACGACGGCCAACTCGATCATTCAGGAGGCTGCCGGCGACGAGGGCGAGATGATCTTCGGAGTCGTGCACGATCCTCAGCTCGAAGGCAAGATCCGCGTGACGGTGATTGCGACGGGCTTCGGAGACATGGAGGAAGATGGGCCGGCGCCGGTGGCGGAGAGGGTGATCCCCGCGCGCAAGCCGTCGCCCGTGCCTCGCGCGACCCCGGTCGTCATCGGCTCGAAGTACGAGCGCCCGGGCGCCTTCGACGATCGTTCGGCGCCGTCGGCGCAACCGGAGCCCGAACCCGTCGAACCCCACCTGGAAGTGAAGCAGGCGGGCATCGCGTTCGAAGCGCTCGCGGCCGAGAAGCCGACGGCCGAGCCCGTGCTCGAGCCGCCGCCCGAGGCCGCGGCCGAATCCGCGCCGGAACCGGAGCCGGAGCCGGCACCGGCGCTCGAACCGCCGGCGTCGGAGGGATCGATGCGCGAAGGGCCGGGGTACGAAGCCGAACCGGCGACACCGGATCCCGCGGCGGAAGAAGCGACGCCCGACGTGGAGTCCGAAGTGCCGGACAGCGATTCGTGGACCGATGCACGCGTCGAGTTCGAGGATCTCGAGATCCCGACCTTCATTCGGCGACAGATGGACTGA
- the ftsA gene encoding cell division protein FtsA, with protein sequence MIQGAGIVGVDVGSTKTCAVVAAVHPGRQPTDPLEILGLGVTRSEGMNGPNVGDIEAATRAVRTAVRQAEATAGREVEAAYVSVPSGSVRTSRSKGLLQVSGSEITPADVKRVQEVGRAVPIPPGHELMHALSQRYTVDHRDGIRDPVGMAGTRLEADLCIVTADVAICHDISKIVDRAGYRPDELVMAPLATALAVLEDAEREAGVALVEIGGATTDVLVYGGHSILHAATLPWGGSIVTRDIARGLGVHEDEAAQLKERHGGALRDRADSQELLDVSGARHGRARRVSRELLLHIIEQRLDEILGLVYEELETSGTLRELEAGIVLSGGGVSLAHTEDLARSVFNLSVRTGIPSLGLGGMAEGVARPSYSTAAGLALYGASRASAGGLVGATRAFARVGGWLREFF encoded by the coding sequence ATGATTCAGGGGGCGGGCATTGTCGGGGTGGATGTGGGGTCGACCAAAACCTGTGCGGTCGTCGCCGCGGTGCATCCGGGCCGCCAGCCCACCGATCCGCTCGAGATTCTCGGCCTGGGGGTCACGCGTTCCGAGGGCATGAACGGCCCGAACGTAGGGGATATCGAGGCGGCGACCCGGGCCGTTCGCACGGCCGTCAGACAGGCGGAAGCCACGGCCGGCCGCGAAGTCGAAGCCGCCTACGTGAGCGTGCCGAGCGGAAGTGTCCGGACGTCCCGATCGAAGGGTCTGCTTCAGGTCTCCGGCTCGGAGATCACGCCCGCCGACGTCAAGCGCGTGCAGGAGGTGGGCCGGGCCGTTCCGATCCCGCCCGGCCACGAGTTGATGCACGCCCTGTCCCAGCGGTACACCGTCGACCATCGTGACGGGATCCGGGATCCGGTCGGCATGGCCGGAACCCGTCTCGAGGCGGACCTCTGCATCGTGACGGCGGATGTGGCGATCTGCCACGACATCTCGAAGATCGTCGACCGCGCGGGGTACCGTCCGGACGAGCTGGTCATGGCGCCGCTTGCCACGGCGCTCGCCGTGCTTGAGGATGCCGAGCGCGAGGCCGGCGTGGCCCTGGTCGAGATAGGGGGCGCGACGACCGATGTGCTCGTGTACGGCGGACACAGCATCCTTCACGCGGCGACGCTGCCGTGGGGCGGATCGATCGTGACACGGGATATCGCTCGCGGCCTGGGCGTTCACGAAGACGAGGCCGCGCAACTCAAGGAGCGACACGGCGGAGCGCTGCGCGACCGAGCCGATTCGCAGGAGCTGCTCGACGTCTCGGGGGCTCGGCACGGGCGCGCTCGACGTGTGTCACGCGAGTTGCTGCTGCACATTATCGAACAACGGCTGGACGAAATCCTTGGACTGGTGTACGAGGAACTGGAGACGAGCGGAACGCTGCGCGAACTTGAGGCGGGAATCGTGTTGAGTGGCGGCGGGGTTTCGCTCGCGCACACGGAAGACCTCGCGCGTTCGGTCTTCAACCTGTCTGTTCGCACCGGTATTCCTTCACTCGGCCTCGGGGGCATGGCGGAGGGCGTCGCGCGCCCCTCTTACAGCACCGCCGCGGGATTGGCGCTGTACGGCGCATCGCGGGCCTCGGCCGGGGGGTTGGTGGGAGCGACCCGCGCCTTCGCAAGAGTCGGCGGGTGGCTACGGGAGTTTTTCTGA
- a CDS encoding FtsQ-type POTRA domain-containing protein, with translation MIRRGTSRSRRITRRGRRRLLLALMVASIGLSVPIWVPRLLATLPAFQISELRVTGTDHIPPDEIRTLAVTPDASVWDDPATWEERVRTHPMVREATARREGFRTFEIAVVERRAVALVATPELRPVSGDGYVLPLEPSSVSLDLPIVRGPVEMENGFVTDPGVRELIFALARMDRTRSDFMSLVSEVGPAAEGGYRFLLLPGAGAEVVLLPRDQPLCALDRVSIALGQIEDRRVARADARFRGQVVLTRVEER, from the coding sequence ATGATCAGGCGCGGGACGTCACGCTCGAGGCGCATCACGCGCCGCGGACGCCGCAGGCTCCTCCTCGCCCTGATGGTCGCCTCGATCGGTCTTTCCGTCCCCATCTGGGTGCCGCGCCTCCTCGCGACGCTGCCCGCGTTTCAGATATCGGAACTTCGCGTGACCGGGACCGATCACATCCCGCCCGACGAGATCAGGACGCTCGCCGTCACGCCGGACGCGTCCGTGTGGGACGATCCCGCGACATGGGAGGAGCGCGTCCGCACCCATCCCATGGTTCGCGAGGCCACCGCCCGCCGAGAGGGCTTCCGCACCTTCGAAATCGCCGTCGTGGAGCGACGCGCGGTCGCGCTCGTGGCGACGCCCGAACTGCGTCCCGTGAGCGGGGATGGCTACGTGCTGCCGCTCGAACCCTCCTCCGTGTCGCTCGACCTGCCGATCGTCCGGGGCCCGGTCGAGATGGAGAACGGTTTCGTGACGGACCCGGGAGTGCGGGAACTCATCTTCGCGCTGGCGCGCATGGATCGGACGCGGAGCGACTTCATGTCACTCGTCTCCGAGGTCGGGCCCGCGGCGGAGGGGGGATACCGTTTCCTGCTCCTGCCGGGCGCCGGGGCGGAGGTCGTGCTTCTGCCCCGCGATCAGCCCCTGTGCGCCCTCGACCGGGTGTCGATCGCGCTCGGGCAGATCGAAGACCGGCGCGTCGCACGTGCGGACGCGCGTTTCAGAGGCCAAGTTGTACTGACGCGCGTGGAGGAGCGATGA
- a CDS encoding FAD-binding protein, whose product MRWERDVPLAPLVRYRIGGPAARLARPRSIAELDAALRETSGRGCRVLGTGANLLIGDGGVAEPVLVLEGDFGTVRVGATAIEAGAGARLPALAQAARRHGRSGFHFLEAVPGTLGGGLRMNAGSRDEGLWDRVEWAEAVTPEGELVRVRPEEAQPEYRHVSVPADWVFVRARLDATPAEADAVREAHLSFRERKVRDQVYDLPSVGSTWKNPGPPHPPAWKIVDQVEMRGVRAGGAQVHERHANFIVNLGGARAADVIGLMTETRRRALARLRVALEPEIHLWGFDPAQLARVGAA is encoded by the coding sequence ATGCGGTGGGAACGTGACGTCCCGCTCGCGCCCCTGGTCCGCTACCGGATCGGCGGGCCGGCCGCGCGGCTCGCGCGACCGCGGTCGATCGCGGAACTGGACGCCGCGCTGCGTGAAACGTCGGGCCGCGGCTGCCGCGTGCTGGGGACCGGTGCGAACCTCCTCATCGGGGACGGCGGGGTGGCGGAGCCCGTCCTCGTTCTCGAGGGCGATTTCGGGACCGTCCGGGTCGGAGCGACCGCCATCGAAGCCGGGGCCGGCGCCCGGCTGCCCGCTCTCGCGCAGGCCGCGCGCCGCCACGGACGGTCCGGATTCCATTTCCTGGAGGCCGTCCCCGGCACCCTCGGCGGAGGCTTGCGGATGAACGCCGGATCGCGAGACGAGGGGCTGTGGGATCGGGTCGAGTGGGCGGAAGCCGTGACGCCGGAAGGCGAACTCGTGCGGGTCCGGCCCGAGGAGGCGCAGCCCGAGTACCGTCATGTGAGCGTCCCGGCCGACTGGGTGTTCGTGCGCGCGCGCCTCGACGCGACGCCGGCCGAGGCGGACGCCGTCCGCGAGGCACACCTGAGTTTCCGCGAGCGAAAGGTCCGGGATCAGGTGTACGACCTGCCCTCGGTCGGATCGACGTGGAAGAACCCGGGTCCGCCGCATCCCCCGGCCTGGAAGATCGTCGACCAGGTGGAAATGAGAGGGGTTCGGGCGGGGGGCGCCCAGGTCCACGAACGGCACGCGAACTTCATCGTCAACCTCGGTGGCGCCCGCGCGGCCGACGTCATCGGACTCATGACGGAAACTCGCCGCCGCGCGCTGGCGCGTCTCCGCGTGGCACTCGAGCCGGAGATCCACCTGTGGGGGTTCGATCCCGCGCAACTCGCCCGGGTGGGGGCCGCATGA